Proteins encoded by one window of Mustela erminea isolate mMusErm1 chromosome 7, mMusErm1.Pri, whole genome shotgun sequence:
- the LOC116595789 gene encoding retinol dehydrogenase 12-like: MALWSLLSTLVWSPGSVLLMLVLLLRLSLWFWHESRLWDLQQCSTDLTGKTAVVTGANSGIGKAVSQELARRGARVILACRNRERGQQALSEIQVVSKSNCLLLGQVDLSSMASIRSFVRWLLQESPEIHLLVNNAAICGIPKTLTPEGLDFTFATNYVGPFLLTNLLQGALQRAGSARVVNVSSFRHAHGYVDEKHLTGAGKPLAFNKNYDCSKLLLTSFTGELARRLQGTGVTVNSVDPGVVYTEIMKQFSWPYRCCFWLSSIFCKNVKQGAIPVLYLSLAKELDGVSGKYFSSSCMITLPAKTARDPQVAQRLWNATVQLTNLEKMD, encoded by the exons ATGGCACTGTGGTCGCTACTCAGCACCCTGGTCTGGAGCCCTGGGTCTGTCCTGCTCATGCTGGTTCTCCTGCTTCGACTAAGTCTGTGGTTCTGGCATGAGTCTCGTCTTTGGGACCTCCAGCAGTGCTCCACAGACCTAACTGGGAAGACAGCAGTGGTGACCGGTGCCAACAGTG GCATAGGGAAGGCTGTATCCCAGGAGCTGGCCCGCCGTGGGGCCCGTGTGATCCTTGCCTGCCGGAACCGGGAGCGTGGACAGCAAGCCCTGTCTGAGATCCAAGTAGTCTCAAAGAGTAACTGCCTCCTGCTCGGCCAGGTGGACTTGAGCTCAATGGCCTCCATCCGGAGCTTTGTCCGGTGGCTTCTGCAGGAGTCTCCTGAGATACACCTGCTGGTTAACAATGCTGCAATCTGTG GAATCCCCAAGACACTTACCCCAGAGGGCCTTGATTTCACTTTTGCTACCAACTATGTTGGGCCCTTCCTGCTTACAAATCTACTCCAAG GGGCCCTACAACGGGCGGGGTCGGCCCGGGTAGTGAATGTGTCTTCCTTTCGGCATGCCCATGGCTATGTTGATGAGAAGCATCTGACAGGGGCTGGGAAGCCTTTGGCTTTTAACAAGAACTACGATTGCAGCAAACTGCTCTTGACCTCCTTCACTGGGGAGCTTGCCCGGAGACTTCAAGGGACAG GTGTGACTGTGAACTCTGTGGACCCAGGTGTAGTATACACAGAGATCATGAAGCAGTTCTCTTGGCCATACCGATGCTGCTTCTGGCTCTCCAGCATCTTCTGTAAG AACGTCAAACAAGGGGCAATCCCAGTCCTCTACCTGAGCTTGGCAAAGGAGCTGGATGGtgtttctggaaaatattttagcaGTTCCTGTATGATAACTCTTCCCGCTAAAACTGCTCGGGATCCTCAAGTGGCCCAAAGGCTCTGGAATGCCACAGTCCAGCTAACAAACCTAGAGAAGATGGACTAA
- the C7H2orf81 gene encoding uncharacterized protein C2orf81 homolog isoform X2: MAHEGSRQERQIRDRGVTRSKAEKTRPPTVQAPQCIPFTISQAREAMLQITEWRFLARDEGESAVAEDPTWGEDEEPLACTTDAWAQGSVPVLHAPASMGPEETFQDEDQGSEDQMSLGTRWMGRGSQEQMESWEHSPELPVTQGPPPTPELFQDTGSQGPLEDLDVQARDHQATAGSLNASRQPSVEMAPNGSPHPSMELSQVASTQALTQAAQPGGSQFSLEDLYCCTSQPHLSGDWLKLKEEDVPLIKEDVPLIDSGVLGIGLSAGGPTTIVPSASLEPQQPRLEDPLRSRPRYRMGRKTGARLDPRRLPRHWVRPLAEVLVPDAEARPLEAYRGRQRLRKTKTPEAPARSLAPRPGAHVSPTVFFSLPPSVHFPALGLGPGLQSPTLSLGLPSPGFGSKFPFPKPGLGFLATHLAFPDLARSPSPKLWPGAKWPSGWEGEAELLGEIWAGRSRVNPQGLDPSDREGQDPRRGPYTAPRVLEATSQVMWKPMLLPDAMKLAPGVSMWNPTTQVLLRAAVPQQEDRESGTSLPIEQQPIQTGAPNPQVSVRQIMKNPKPKVWSLLPEHLPYSGP; encoded by the exons ATGGCTCACGAAGGCTCG aggcaggagagacagaTCCGGGACCGTGGGGTGACCCGATCCAAGGCAGAAAAGACGCGGCCCCCTACGGTGCAGGCGCCACAG TGCATTCCATTCACCATTAGCCAGGCCCGGGAGGCAATGCTGCAGATCACTGAGTGGCGCTTCCTGGCCAGGGATGAGGGAGAATCAGCAGTGGCTGAGGACCCCACGTGGGGCGAGGATGAGGAACCGTTGGCATGCACGACAGATGCCTGGGCTCAGGGATCAGTGCCTGTGCTGCATGCCCCCGCCTCCATGGGCCCAGAGGAGACCTTCCAAGATGAG GACCAAGGGAGCGAGGATCAGATGTCTCTAGGAACACGGTGGATGGGGAGAGGCTCTCAGGAGCAGATGGAATCttgggaacattctccagagctGCCAGTCACTCAGGGCCCGCCACCTACCCCAGAGCTGTTTCAGGAcacagggtcccagggtcctttAGAGGACTTGGACGTCCAGGCCAGAGACCACCAGGCCACAGCGGGGTCCTTGAATGCGAGCCGCCAACCGTCAGTGGAGATGGCTCCCAATGGCAGTCCCCACCCTTCTATGGAGCTGTCCCAGGTAGCCAGCACCCAGGCCTTGACCCAGGCGGCACAGCCCGGGGGTTCCCAGTTCTCGCTGGAGGACCTCTATTGTTGCACGTCCCAGCCGCACCTATCTGGGGACTGGCTGAAGCTCAAGGAGGAGGACGTTCCTCTCATCAAGGAGGATGTGCCCCTCATCGACTCAGGCGTGTTGGGTATCGGCCTCTCTGCGGGCGGCCCCACCACGATCGTCCCCTCAGCCTCATTAGAGCCACAGCAGCCTAGGTTGGAGGACCCGCTGCGGAGCCGGCCTCGCTATAGGATGGGTCGCAAGACTGGGGCACGTCTGGACCCCAGGCGCCTGCCGCGCCACTGGGTGCGCCCTCTGGCCGAGGTTCTGGTTCCGGACGCTGAGGCACGCCCCCTGGAAGCCTACCGCGGGCGCCAGAGGCTCAGGAAGACCAAGACTCCTGAGGCTCCCGCCAGATCCCTAGCACCCAGACCTGGTGCCCATGTCTCCCCgacagttttcttctctctcccgcCTAGCGTTCATTTCCCTGCCTTGGGCCTGGGCCCCGGCCTCCAATCCCCAACTTTAAGCCTAGGCCTACCGTCACCAGGCTTTGGGTCAAAGTTTCCCTTTCCCAAACCTGGGCTTGGCTTTCTTGCCACTCATCTGGCTTTCCCTGATCTGGCCCGGAGCCCCAGCCCCAAACTGTGGCCTGGTGCCAAGTGGCCCagtggctgggagggggaggctgaGTTGCTGGGTGAGATATGGGCTGGCCGCAGCCGCGTAAATCCACAGGGCCTGGATCCCAGCGACCGGGAGGGTCAGGATCCTCGCAGGGGGCCATATACAGCACCCCGAGTCCTTGAGGCCACGTCCCAAGTGATGTGGAAGCCCATGTTGCTGCCTGACGCAATGAAGCTGGCTCCTGGTGTGAGCATGTGGAACccaaccacccaggtgctgctcAGGGCTGCAGTACCCCAGCAGGAGGACAGGGAAAGTGGCACCTCTCTTCCCATTGAGCAGCAGCCCATCCAGACAGGCGCCCCAAATCCTCAGGTGTCTGTAAGACAAATAATGAAGAACCCAAAGCCCAAAGTGTGGTCACTCCTCCCCGAGCACCTACCCTATTCTGGGCCCTGA
- the C7H2orf81 gene encoding uncharacterized protein C2orf81 homolog isoform X1: protein MAHEGSRQERQIRDRGVTRSKAEKTRPPTVQAPQVDIVPGRLTEAEWMALMALEEGEDIVGDILADLLARVMDSAFKVYLTQQCIPFTISQAREAMLQITEWRFLARDEGESAVAEDPTWGEDEEPLACTTDAWAQGSVPVLHAPASMGPEETFQDEDQGSEDQMSLGTRWMGRGSQEQMESWEHSPELPVTQGPPPTPELFQDTGSQGPLEDLDVQARDHQATAGSLNASRQPSVEMAPNGSPHPSMELSQVASTQALTQAAQPGGSQFSLEDLYCCTSQPHLSGDWLKLKEEDVPLIKEDVPLIDSGVLGIGLSAGGPTTIVPSASLEPQQPRLEDPLRSRPRYRMGRKTGARLDPRRLPRHWVRPLAEVLVPDAEARPLEAYRGRQRLRKTKTPEAPARSLAPRPGAHVSPTVFFSLPPSVHFPALGLGPGLQSPTLSLGLPSPGFGSKFPFPKPGLGFLATHLAFPDLARSPSPKLWPGAKWPSGWEGEAELLGEIWAGRSRVNPQGLDPSDREGQDPRRGPYTAPRVLEATSQVMWKPMLLPDAMKLAPGVSMWNPTTQVLLRAAVPQQEDRESGTSLPIEQQPIQTGAPNPQVSVRQIMKNPKPKVWSLLPEHLPYSGP, encoded by the exons ATGGCTCACGAAGGCTCG aggcaggagagacagaTCCGGGACCGTGGGGTGACCCGATCCAAGGCAGAAAAGACGCGGCCCCCTACGGTGCAGGCGCCACAGGTGGACATCGTGCCTGGGCGGCTCACAGAGGCTGAATGGATGGCACTCATGGCTCTAGAGGAGGGAGAGGATATTGTGGGGGACATCTTGGCTGATCTGCTGGCGCGAGTCATGGATTCTGCCTTCAAAGTCTACTTGACCCAGCAG TGCATTCCATTCACCATTAGCCAGGCCCGGGAGGCAATGCTGCAGATCACTGAGTGGCGCTTCCTGGCCAGGGATGAGGGAGAATCAGCAGTGGCTGAGGACCCCACGTGGGGCGAGGATGAGGAACCGTTGGCATGCACGACAGATGCCTGGGCTCAGGGATCAGTGCCTGTGCTGCATGCCCCCGCCTCCATGGGCCCAGAGGAGACCTTCCAAGATGAG GACCAAGGGAGCGAGGATCAGATGTCTCTAGGAACACGGTGGATGGGGAGAGGCTCTCAGGAGCAGATGGAATCttgggaacattctccagagctGCCAGTCACTCAGGGCCCGCCACCTACCCCAGAGCTGTTTCAGGAcacagggtcccagggtcctttAGAGGACTTGGACGTCCAGGCCAGAGACCACCAGGCCACAGCGGGGTCCTTGAATGCGAGCCGCCAACCGTCAGTGGAGATGGCTCCCAATGGCAGTCCCCACCCTTCTATGGAGCTGTCCCAGGTAGCCAGCACCCAGGCCTTGACCCAGGCGGCACAGCCCGGGGGTTCCCAGTTCTCGCTGGAGGACCTCTATTGTTGCACGTCCCAGCCGCACCTATCTGGGGACTGGCTGAAGCTCAAGGAGGAGGACGTTCCTCTCATCAAGGAGGATGTGCCCCTCATCGACTCAGGCGTGTTGGGTATCGGCCTCTCTGCGGGCGGCCCCACCACGATCGTCCCCTCAGCCTCATTAGAGCCACAGCAGCCTAGGTTGGAGGACCCGCTGCGGAGCCGGCCTCGCTATAGGATGGGTCGCAAGACTGGGGCACGTCTGGACCCCAGGCGCCTGCCGCGCCACTGGGTGCGCCCTCTGGCCGAGGTTCTGGTTCCGGACGCTGAGGCACGCCCCCTGGAAGCCTACCGCGGGCGCCAGAGGCTCAGGAAGACCAAGACTCCTGAGGCTCCCGCCAGATCCCTAGCACCCAGACCTGGTGCCCATGTCTCCCCgacagttttcttctctctcccgcCTAGCGTTCATTTCCCTGCCTTGGGCCTGGGCCCCGGCCTCCAATCCCCAACTTTAAGCCTAGGCCTACCGTCACCAGGCTTTGGGTCAAAGTTTCCCTTTCCCAAACCTGGGCTTGGCTTTCTTGCCACTCATCTGGCTTTCCCTGATCTGGCCCGGAGCCCCAGCCCCAAACTGTGGCCTGGTGCCAAGTGGCCCagtggctgggagggggaggctgaGTTGCTGGGTGAGATATGGGCTGGCCGCAGCCGCGTAAATCCACAGGGCCTGGATCCCAGCGACCGGGAGGGTCAGGATCCTCGCAGGGGGCCATATACAGCACCCCGAGTCCTTGAGGCCACGTCCCAAGTGATGTGGAAGCCCATGTTGCTGCCTGACGCAATGAAGCTGGCTCCTGGTGTGAGCATGTGGAACccaaccacccaggtgctgctcAGGGCTGCAGTACCCCAGCAGGAGGACAGGGAAAGTGGCACCTCTCTTCCCATTGAGCAGCAGCCCATCCAGACAGGCGCCCCAAATCCTCAGGTGTCTGTAAGACAAATAATGAAGAACCCAAAGCCCAAAGTGTGGTCACTCCTCCCCGAGCACCTACCCTATTCTGGGCCCTGA
- the WDR54 gene encoding WD repeat-containing protein 54, with amino-acid sequence MFRRERPIPLRGSAAPLCNNLSVLQVPSRNLTHFGVVHGPSAQLLSAAPEGVPLAQRQLHAKEGAGVSPPLITQVHWCVLPFRVLLVLTSHRGIQMYESDGSVMVYWHALDSGDVPPVQAVFARGIASSGHFICVGTWSGRVLVFDIPAKGPNIVLSEELAGHQTSVTDIATEPAQGQDCVADIVTADNSGLLCVWRSGPKFKLVTQIPGFGVPCPSVQLWHGTVAAGYGDGQVRLYEASTGTLHVQISAHARAICALDLAPEVGKLLSAAEDTFVHIWKLSRSPESGHTEVEHCHGECVPDTQVCGARFCDPSGSSFAVTGYDLAEILRFSSV; translated from the exons ATGTTCCGCCGGGAGCGCCCGATTCCCCTTCGAGGTTCGGCTGCACCCCTGTGCAATAACCTCAGTGTGCTGCAGGTGCCCTCCCGCAACCTCACACATTTTGGGGTAGTCCATGGACCCAGCGCCCAGCTTCTCAGCGCTGCTCCTGAGGGTGTGCCCTTGGCCCAGCGCCAGCTCCACGCTAAGGAGGGAGCTGGAGTGAGCCCTCCACTTATCACCCAG GTCCATTGGTGTGTCCTCCCCTTCCGAGTGTTGCTGGTACTCACCTCACATAGAGGAATACAG ATGTATGAGTCAGATGGCTCTGTCATGGTCTATTGGCACGCGCTGGACTCTGGAGATGTACCTCCAG TACAGGCTGTGTTTGCCCGAGGAATTGCTTCCAGTGGCCACTTCATCTGTGTGG GAACGTGGTCGGGCCGGGTATTGGTGTTTGACATCCCAGCCAAGGGTCCCAACATTGTACTAAGTGAAGAGCTGGCTGGGCACCAGACATCAGTCACAGACATTGCGACGGAGCCTGCCCAGGGACAG GACTGCGTGGCTGACATCGTGACGGCAGATAACTCAGGCTTGCTGTGTGTCTGGCGGTCAGGGCCCAAATTCAAATTAGTGACCCAAATTCCAGGATTTGG GGTCCCATGCCCTTCTGTGCAGCTGTGGCACGGGACAGTAGCAGCAGGCTATGGGGATGGACAAGTGCGTCTATATGAGGCCAGTACAGGAACTCTGCATGTCCAGATCAGCGCCCACGCCCGGGCCATCTGTGCCCTGGACTTGGCTCCCGAGGTGGGCAAG CTTCTCTCTGCAGCCGAGGACACCTTTGTACACATCTGGAAGCTGAGCAGAAGCCCAGAGAGTGGCCACACTGAG GTGGAACACTGTCATGGTGAGTGTGTGCCTGACACCCAGGTGTGCGGTGCCCGATTCTGTGACCCCTCAGGCAGCTCCTTTGCTGTGACTGGCTATGACCTTGCTGAGATCCTGAGATTCAGCAGCGTGTGA